In one window of Frigoriglobus tundricola DNA:
- the ypfJ gene encoding KPN_02809 family neutral zinc metallopeptidase — protein sequence MRLDDAPESDNVTDSRGMGGKLAIGGGGGLLLLILGLVFGVDLGGVRPAASTSGPPDKETLVFTKKVLGTTEEVWTAEFKKMGKKYREPKLDLFTERVKTGCGTAPSAVGPFYCPPDETVYIDPTFFNELEQKLGGSKADFSKAYVIAHEVGHHVQKLLGFSARAHDNDASVRLELQADYLAGVWAHHGQEKFKFIEPGDVEAAIKSANAIGDDRLQKRSGSFVHPEQFTHGTSRQRVYFFKRGLKTGDASMATLQKFFEEPMGRNGELRDF from the coding sequence ATGAGACTGGACGACGCGCCCGAGAGCGACAACGTGACGGACAGCCGCGGAATGGGCGGCAAGCTCGCTATTGGTGGCGGGGGCGGGTTGCTCCTGCTCATTCTCGGTCTCGTTTTCGGCGTCGATCTCGGCGGCGTGCGGCCGGCGGCCAGCACCAGTGGCCCGCCGGACAAAGAAACCTTGGTGTTCACGAAGAAAGTTCTCGGCACCACGGAGGAAGTGTGGACCGCCGAGTTTAAGAAGATGGGTAAGAAGTACCGGGAGCCGAAGTTGGACTTGTTTACCGAGCGCGTGAAGACGGGGTGCGGTACGGCGCCGTCCGCGGTCGGCCCGTTCTACTGCCCGCCCGACGAAACGGTGTACATCGACCCGACCTTCTTCAACGAGCTGGAACAGAAGCTGGGCGGGTCGAAGGCCGACTTCTCGAAGGCGTACGTCATCGCCCACGAGGTGGGGCACCACGTCCAGAAGCTCCTCGGCTTCTCCGCCCGCGCCCACGACAACGACGCGTCCGTCCGGCTCGAGCTCCAGGCCGATTACCTCGCCGGCGTGTGGGCGCACCACGGACAGGAGAAGTTCAAATTCATCGAACCCGGCGACGTGGAGGCGGCGATCAAGTCCGCGAACGCGATCGGCGACGACCGCCTCCAGAAGCGGTCCGGCAGCTTCGTACACCCCGAGCAGTTCACGCACGGGACGTCGCGGCAGCGGGTGTATTTCTTCAAGCGCGGCCTGAAAACCGGTGACGCGTCGATGGCCACGCTCCAGAAATTCTTCGAGGAGCCGATGGGGCGCAATGGGGAGTTGCGGGACTTTTGA
- a CDS encoding malate dehydrogenase — protein MSKVVRVAVTGAAGRVSSSLIVRLASGEVFGPETKVVLQLLELPAALKNLEGAMYELQDCGFSTLKDVVITDDANVAFKDANWALLVGAAPRGPGEQRKDLIRKNGPIFVGQGRAIAKHAASDVRVLVVGNPCNTNCLIAYKNGRDVPADRWHAMTRLDHNRAVSALAAKAGTTNDAVTCMTIWGNHSNTQFPDFTNAKIGGKPATGVITDRAWLEGTFVPNTQERGKFIIDTTKVSSSFSAANGAIDHVKTLVRGTAAGDWTSAAIVSKGEYGVPAGLVFGYPCTSSGDGNWKVVEGLTFDEFGQKKFKTSLDELLQEQEVVKDLLPS, from the coding sequence ATGTCCAAGGTGGTGCGCGTGGCCGTGACCGGTGCGGCCGGCCGGGTTTCGAGCAGCCTCATCGTTCGCCTCGCGTCGGGCGAAGTGTTCGGGCCGGAGACGAAGGTCGTCCTCCAGCTCCTCGAACTGCCCGCCGCGCTGAAGAACCTCGAGGGCGCGATGTACGAGCTCCAGGACTGCGGGTTCAGCACCCTCAAGGACGTCGTCATCACCGACGACGCGAACGTCGCGTTCAAGGACGCCAACTGGGCGCTGCTCGTCGGCGCCGCGCCGCGCGGGCCGGGCGAACAGCGGAAGGACCTCATCCGGAAGAACGGGCCGATCTTCGTGGGCCAGGGGCGGGCCATCGCGAAGCACGCCGCCAGCGACGTGCGCGTGCTGGTCGTCGGCAACCCGTGCAACACCAACTGCCTGATCGCCTACAAGAACGGCCGGGACGTGCCCGCCGACCGGTGGCACGCGATGACCCGGCTCGACCACAACCGCGCCGTCTCCGCGCTGGCGGCGAAGGCCGGCACGACGAACGACGCGGTCACCTGCATGACCATCTGGGGCAACCACTCGAACACGCAGTTCCCCGACTTCACCAACGCGAAGATCGGCGGCAAGCCGGCCACCGGCGTCATCACCGACCGCGCCTGGCTGGAGGGCACGTTCGTCCCGAACACGCAGGAGCGCGGGAAGTTCATCATCGACACGACCAAGGTGTCGTCGTCGTTCTCCGCGGCCAACGGGGCCATCGACCACGTGAAGACGCTGGTGCGCGGCACCGCGGCCGGCGACTGGACGAGCGCGGCCATCGTCTCGAAGGGCGAGTACGGCGTGCCCGCCGGTCTGGTGTTCGGCTACCCCTGCACGTCCTCCGGTGACGGCAACTGGAAGGTGGTCGAGGGGCTCACGTTCGACGAGTTCGGCCAGAAGAAGTTCAAGACCTCGCTGGACGAACTGCTCCAGGAGCAGGAGGTGGTGAAGGACCTGCTGCCGAGCTGA
- a CDS encoding serine/threonine protein kinase: MFDFLFGKGKGKSGGSPKKGLKRVTVAKRFELSGRTGQGSMSKVYRAYDRELGRNVCLKLLDKAKTKKFEERFVGLKKPHEGEICMALRHDNIVRTYEHGITEQGEPYLVMEWVEGLGLNYLVETRAPQLKGNRINFMSQLCDAVQYMHSNKWLHRDICPRNVMVDKEGVLKLIDFGLTIPYTPQFCVPGNRTGTPDILAPEIISRKSTDHRVDLFALGVTGYEVFTGQLPWERSVSSEETFRRRLNSKPRTAKELNPQLDDPLSNLLLRSIAREPSERFPSATAFKEALAKLDKQDY, from the coding sequence GTGTTCGACTTTCTGTTCGGCAAGGGGAAGGGGAAGAGCGGGGGCAGCCCGAAGAAGGGGCTGAAGCGGGTCACCGTAGCGAAACGGTTCGAGCTGAGCGGCCGCACCGGACAGGGGAGCATGTCCAAGGTGTACCGCGCCTACGACCGGGAACTGGGCCGCAACGTCTGCCTGAAGCTGCTCGACAAGGCGAAGACCAAGAAGTTCGAGGAGCGGTTCGTCGGGCTGAAGAAGCCGCACGAGGGCGAAATCTGCATGGCCCTGCGGCACGACAACATCGTCCGCACCTACGAGCACGGCATCACCGAGCAGGGGGAACCGTACCTGGTGATGGAGTGGGTGGAGGGGCTGGGGCTGAACTACCTGGTCGAGACCCGCGCCCCGCAGTTAAAGGGCAACCGCATCAACTTCATGAGCCAGTTGTGCGACGCCGTGCAGTACATGCACAGCAACAAGTGGCTGCACCGCGACATCTGCCCGCGGAACGTGATGGTGGACAAAGAGGGCGTGCTCAAGCTCATCGACTTCGGCCTCACGATCCCGTACACCCCGCAGTTCTGCGTGCCCGGCAACCGCACCGGCACGCCGGACATCCTCGCCCCGGAGATCATCAGCCGGAAATCGACCGATCACCGCGTGGACCTGTTCGCACTCGGGGTTACGGGCTATGAGGTGTTCACCGGCCAATTACCGTGGGAGCGGTCGGTGTCGAGCGAGGAGACGTTCCGCCGCCGGCTCAACTCCAAGCCGCGCACCGCCAAGGAACTGAACCCGCAGCTCGACGACCCGCTCTCGAACCTCCTCCTCCGCTCGATCGCGCGCGAGCCGTCCGAGCGGTTCCCGTCCGCGACCGCCTTCAAAGAAGCGCTCGCGAAGCTGGACAAGCAGGACTATTGA
- a CDS encoding DUF2237 family protein, producing MPSTAKNVLGGPLQSCSLKPLTGFYRDGCCNTGPEDEGLHTICCQVTAEFLAHQQFIGNDLSTPFPMYGFPGLVPGDRWCVCITRWKQSLEAGMACPVVLEATHMHALEYVDLEDLQRHAIRLEKEA from the coding sequence ATGCCATCCACCGCAAAGAACGTGCTCGGCGGTCCGCTTCAGAGCTGCTCGCTGAAACCGCTCACCGGCTTCTACCGCGACGGGTGCTGCAACACCGGCCCGGAAGACGAGGGGCTGCACACGATCTGCTGTCAGGTGACGGCCGAGTTCCTCGCGCACCAGCAGTTCATCGGCAACGACCTGAGTACGCCGTTCCCGATGTACGGCTTCCCCGGCCTCGTGCCGGGCGACCGGTGGTGCGTGTGCATCACGCGGTGGAAACAGTCGCTCGAGGCCGGGATGGCCTGCCCGGTCGTGCTGGAAGCCACGCACATGCACGCGCTCGAATACGTCGATCTGGAAGACCTCCAGCGGCACGCGATTCGCTTGGAAAAAGAAGCGTAA
- a CDS encoding phosphoglycerate kinase, with product MAKKTLDDLGALKGKTVLVRVDFNVPLDKKTGAVKNDRRIRAALPTVKHLLDAGAAVIAMSHLGRPEKATPDERKHLTMDKVAAKFGELLGLPVKKAADTVTGPAVTAAAAALKPGEVLLLENLRFDPREQKNDPALAAELAALGDAYVNDAFGTCQNDKDTSMVGLPAALKAAGKPRAIGLLVAKELHVIDGLMAAPKSPVLGIMGGAKVSDKIAFINALLGKVDHLLIGGKMAYTFFKARGVDVGATRVGDEELAAAAPLLGHVGKKITLPVDYVVAKSDDLLQTQVCDGAIPAGYEGVDIGPKTVELFKEQVAAAATIIWNGPLGWFEQAAFARGTQYVAEAMAASAGVTVIGGGETAEAVEQFGYADKMTHVSTGGGAFLAYVEGKKFQSLAQIDDK from the coding sequence ATGGCCAAGAAGACACTCGACGACCTCGGTGCTTTGAAAGGCAAGACGGTGCTGGTCCGCGTGGACTTCAACGTCCCGCTGGACAAGAAGACCGGCGCCGTGAAGAACGACCGCCGCATCCGGGCCGCGCTGCCCACCGTGAAGCACCTCCTCGACGCGGGCGCCGCGGTGATCGCGATGAGCCACCTGGGCCGCCCGGAGAAGGCGACGCCCGACGAGCGCAAGCACCTCACGATGGACAAGGTGGCCGCGAAGTTCGGCGAACTCCTCGGCCTCCCGGTGAAAAAGGCCGCCGACACCGTGACCGGTCCGGCCGTCACAGCAGCCGCCGCGGCGCTCAAACCCGGCGAGGTGCTGCTGCTCGAGAACCTCCGCTTCGACCCGCGGGAGCAGAAGAACGACCCCGCGCTCGCCGCGGAACTCGCCGCGCTCGGCGACGCCTACGTTAACGACGCGTTCGGCACCTGCCAGAACGACAAGGACACCTCAATGGTCGGCCTCCCGGCCGCCCTCAAGGCGGCGGGGAAGCCCCGCGCCATCGGCCTGCTCGTGGCGAAGGAGCTGCACGTCATCGACGGCCTGATGGCCGCCCCGAAGTCGCCGGTGCTCGGGATCATGGGCGGGGCGAAGGTGTCCGACAAGATCGCCTTCATCAACGCGCTGCTCGGCAAGGTCGATCACCTGCTCATCGGCGGGAAGATGGCCTACACGTTCTTCAAGGCGCGGGGCGTGGACGTGGGCGCCACACGGGTCGGCGACGAGGAACTCGCCGCCGCCGCCCCGCTCCTGGGCCACGTCGGGAAGAAGATCACGCTCCCGGTGGATTACGTCGTCGCCAAGTCGGACGACCTGCTCCAGACGCAGGTGTGCGACGGGGCGATCCCGGCCGGCTACGAGGGCGTGGACATCGGCCCGAAGACGGTGGAATTGTTCAAGGAGCAGGTCGCGGCGGCCGCAACGATCATCTGGAACGGTCCGCTCGGCTGGTTCGAGCAAGCGGCGTTCGCACGCGGCACGCAGTACGTGGCGGAGGCGATGGCCGCGAGCGCGGGCGTTACCGTCATCGGCGGCGGCGAAACGGCCGAGGCGGTGGAACAGTTCGGCTACGCGGACAAGATGACGCACGTGTCCACCGGCGGCGGGGCGTTCCTGGCCTACGTCGAGGGGAAGAAGTTCCAGAGTCTGGCCCAGATCGACGATAAGTGA
- a CDS encoding DNA repair protein RecN has product MAMRILLLTGWLLLGVGAAVAHWFGPGVDGRKLDVVARHVKAADEAVAAEDYLTVIEEYDAALKNLPEGRTAEARKIRLEKAKAQMLAQQLPDAHNELRALVDEMAGDPSADPKVLAEARSAQANSQYYTTWLMRLEGLSRDEWEPEVESARQNYRLLAEDAEKRGDTVAAAKHREDLEAAVRLARMELSELQGLNLPKQCKGCCSCTGRKPSKAKVPAKQNDVRGAGGAPPIDDSGH; this is encoded by the coding sequence ATGGCAATGCGCATTCTGCTGTTGACGGGCTGGCTGCTGCTCGGCGTCGGCGCCGCGGTCGCCCACTGGTTCGGCCCGGGGGTGGACGGGCGCAAGCTCGACGTCGTCGCCCGGCACGTGAAGGCCGCCGATGAGGCCGTGGCGGCCGAGGACTACCTCACGGTCATCGAGGAGTACGACGCGGCACTGAAGAATCTGCCCGAGGGCCGCACCGCCGAGGCCCGCAAGATCCGCCTCGAGAAGGCCAAGGCCCAGATGCTCGCCCAGCAGCTCCCGGACGCGCACAACGAACTGCGCGCGCTCGTGGACGAGATGGCCGGCGACCCGAGCGCCGATCCGAAGGTGCTCGCGGAGGCCCGCTCGGCGCAGGCCAACAGCCAGTACTACACGACCTGGCTCATGCGGCTCGAGGGGCTGTCCCGCGACGAGTGGGAGCCGGAAGTCGAGTCCGCCCGCCAGAACTACCGGCTGCTCGCCGAGGACGCGGAGAAGCGCGGCGACACGGTCGCCGCCGCGAAGCACCGCGAGGACCTCGAGGCGGCCGTTCGGCTCGCCCGCATGGAGCTTTCGGAACTGCAGGGGCTGAACCTGCCGAAACAGTGCAAAGGGTGCTGTAGCTGCACGGGCCGCAAACCGAGCAAGGCGAAGGTGCCGGCCAAACAGAACGACGTGCGCGGCGCCGGCGGCGCGCCCCCCATCGACGACAGCGGCCACTGA
- a CDS encoding RsmE family RNA methyltransferase yields the protein MADRFFTPDPIAPGELALTGAEAHHMAAVRRFAPGDRVVLFNGDGYDYPAEVLSAGKRSVALTVFPPVAVDRELGFPLVVGSALPKGDRADFLIEKLTELGATRFVPLLTTRAVVQPKPTVVEKFERAVIEASKQCGRNRLMAIDPPRQWDEFLRLTDVPLNRVVLHTGPDLAPVARSGGCVVAVGPEGGFTPEEIARATTAGWGVASLGPRVLRVETAALAAAAVLSAHRSGS from the coding sequence GTGGCCGATCGCTTTTTCACCCCCGATCCAATTGCGCCGGGCGAGCTGGCCCTGACCGGGGCCGAAGCGCACCACATGGCGGCCGTGCGGCGGTTCGCGCCGGGCGATCGCGTCGTCCTGTTCAACGGCGACGGTTACGACTACCCCGCTGAGGTCCTCAGCGCCGGGAAGCGCTCGGTTGCGCTCACCGTCTTCCCGCCGGTCGCGGTTGATCGCGAACTCGGCTTCCCACTCGTCGTCGGTTCGGCCCTGCCCAAAGGGGACCGGGCCGATTTTCTCATCGAAAAGCTCACGGAACTCGGTGCAACGCGTTTCGTTCCGCTGCTCACGACCCGTGCGGTCGTACAGCCGAAGCCGACCGTGGTGGAGAAGTTCGAGCGGGCGGTGATCGAGGCGAGCAAGCAGTGCGGCCGTAACCGGCTCATGGCAATCGACCCGCCGCGCCAATGGGACGAGTTCCTTCGCCTGACCGATGTGCCCCTCAACCGGGTCGTGTTGCACACGGGTCCGGATCTGGCGCCCGTGGCCCGGTCCGGTGGCTGCGTTGTGGCGGTGGGGCCGGAAGGCGGCTTCACGCCAGAAGAGATCGCGCGAGCCACCACAGCGGGTTGGGGGGTGGCGAGTCTGGGGCCGCGCGTGTTGCGTGTGGAAACCGCAGCCCTCGCCGCGGCCGCCGTTCTGAGCGCTCACCGGTCCGGCTCGTAG
- a CDS encoding alpha/beta fold hydrolase has protein sequence MQLLLVHGLGRTPLSLFGLARALRRDGHRTRFFGYLPPFESVPRILRRLTGTLRDLARSGRRVGLVGHSLGGLLLRMALAEVPELRVHHFVMLGTPQVPPRMARLAWTWLPPFRTFTRGCGKLLTAQRAFEALPELQVPFTVIAGTAGPRGRLSPFGNEPNDGLISVAEARVPGAEPVRLPVLHTLMMDAVAVRARILAIMSEDGFGPPTLPER, from the coding sequence ATGCAGCTCCTCCTCGTCCACGGCCTCGGCCGCACGCCGCTGTCCCTGTTCGGGCTGGCGCGTGCGCTGCGCCGGGACGGGCACCGGACCCGGTTCTTCGGCTACCTGCCCCCGTTCGAGAGCGTGCCGCGCATCCTCCGGCGGCTCACCGGCACGCTCCGCGATTTGGCCCGTTCCGGCCGCCGGGTCGGGCTCGTCGGTCACTCGCTCGGCGGGTTGCTCCTGCGGATGGCGCTGGCCGAAGTGCCGGAGCTGCGCGTTCACCATTTTGTGATGCTCGGCACGCCACAGGTTCCGCCGCGGATGGCGCGGCTCGCGTGGACGTGGCTCCCGCCGTTTCGCACCTTCACACGCGGTTGCGGGAAGCTCTTGACCGCGCAACGCGCGTTCGAGGCGCTGCCCGAACTCCAGGTTCCGTTTACGGTTATCGCCGGGACCGCCGGCCCGCGTGGGCGATTGAGTCCCTTCGGCAACGAGCCGAACGACGGGCTCATTTCGGTCGCGGAGGCCCGCGTGCCCGGTGCGGAGCCGGTTCGGTTGCCCGTGCTTCACACGCTGATGATGGACGCGGTTGCCGTTCGCGCCCGAATCTTGGCTATCATGTCGGAGGACGGATTCGGTCCCCCCACACTCCCGGAACGATAA
- the accD gene encoding acetyl-CoA carboxylase, carboxyltransferase subunit beta, with protein sequence MATERPKRGVPEGLWIRCPNCKATVYKKEVEVRHHVCPECDHHFTMPARDRITQLLDEGTFEEWDTDLRPCDPLEFVDRIPYHQRLVEEQAKTGMLDAAVTGKGFIRGRGVVLGITDFAFMAGSMGSVVGEKLTRAAERATELKLPLIFVSGSGGGARMQEGILSLMQMAKVSAALARYDSAGGLYVCILTNPTMGGVAASWALQGDITLAEPKAMIGFAGRRVIRNTVRVELPGDFQTSEFLLKHGFVDRVVHRRDLRTEVARIVDYCQIR encoded by the coding sequence ATGGCAACCGAACGGCCGAAGCGGGGCGTACCGGAAGGACTGTGGATCCGGTGTCCGAACTGCAAGGCCACGGTGTACAAGAAGGAGGTCGAGGTCCGGCACCACGTGTGCCCGGAGTGCGACCACCACTTCACCATGCCGGCCCGCGACCGCATCACCCAGTTGCTCGACGAGGGCACGTTCGAGGAGTGGGACACCGACCTGCGCCCGTGCGACCCGCTCGAGTTCGTGGACCGCATCCCGTACCACCAGCGGCTGGTCGAGGAGCAAGCGAAGACCGGCATGCTCGACGCGGCCGTCACCGGTAAGGGGTTCATCCGCGGCCGCGGGGTGGTCCTCGGCATCACCGACTTCGCCTTCATGGCCGGGAGCATGGGCAGCGTGGTCGGCGAGAAGCTGACGCGGGCCGCCGAGCGGGCCACCGAGCTGAAGCTGCCGCTCATCTTCGTCAGCGGGTCCGGCGGCGGCGCCCGGATGCAGGAGGGCATCCTGTCGCTCATGCAGATGGCGAAGGTGTCCGCGGCGCTGGCCCGGTACGACTCGGCCGGCGGCCTGTACGTCTGCATCCTCACGAACCCGACGATGGGCGGCGTGGCCGCGAGCTGGGCGCTCCAGGGCGACATCACCCTGGCCGAGCCGAAAGCCATGATCGGCTTCGCCGGCCGCCGCGTCATCCGCAACACCGTGCGGGTGGAGCTGCCGGGCGACTTCCAGACCAGCGAGTTCCTGCTCAAGCACGGGTTCGTGGACCGCGTCGTTCACCGCCGGGACCTGCGGACCGAGGTCGCCCGCATCGTGGACTACTGCCAGATCCGGTGA
- a CDS encoding DUF1559 family PulG-like putative transporter, whose protein sequence is MHSSTSRTRSRFAFTLIELLVVIAIIATLIGLLLPAVQKVRDAASRMSCQNNLKQIALGCHSYASAKGDNFPALFDAVNMPSGDPTYGNPCRTQVFVTILPYIEQQAVFESFQNQGNATGTYLDLAYGATNGGISAGNAAVIKLYQCPADPTFGNGSPNGAGSAAVGCYVANFQVFGLPSNGDNPTLGVNGAGAPTLKSTFVDGTSSTILFAEMYAQRPGGVWGYWAAPSSNFNVCPAFGVGYYPSVNTPVTQTQVFTHGFASGTQGQAGPNSKFLSVSSIEYTSKTGYTNFTTALHTQNMNVAMGDGSVRTIFNDMNPNTWWAACTPNGKDILGADW, encoded by the coding sequence ATGCACTCATCCACATCACGAACCCGTTCCCGTTTTGCCTTCACTCTGATCGAGTTGTTGGTGGTGATTGCGATCATCGCCACGCTGATCGGGTTGCTCCTGCCCGCCGTGCAAAAGGTGCGTGACGCCGCCTCACGCATGAGCTGCCAGAACAACCTCAAGCAGATCGCGCTCGGTTGCCACAGTTACGCCAGTGCCAAGGGCGACAACTTCCCGGCCCTCTTCGACGCAGTAAACATGCCGAGTGGTGACCCCACGTATGGGAACCCCTGCAGGACCCAGGTCTTCGTCACGATCCTGCCGTACATCGAGCAGCAAGCCGTCTTTGAATCCTTCCAAAACCAGGGCAACGCCACCGGGACGTATCTCGACTTGGCGTACGGCGCAACCAATGGTGGGATTTCGGCTGGGAACGCGGCCGTCATAAAACTCTACCAATGCCCGGCCGACCCGACATTCGGTAACGGCTCCCCCAATGGGGCGGGCAGTGCGGCGGTGGGTTGCTACGTGGCGAACTTCCAGGTATTTGGGCTCCCGAGCAACGGCGACAACCCTACCCTCGGGGTCAACGGGGCCGGTGCGCCGACCCTGAAATCGACCTTCGTTGACGGCACGTCCAGCACCATTCTCTTCGCCGAGATGTATGCCCAGCGGCCGGGAGGCGTTTGGGGGTACTGGGCTGCCCCCTCGTCGAACTTCAATGTTTGCCCCGCCTTCGGCGTCGGCTACTATCCCTCAGTAAATACGCCGGTGACGCAAACCCAAGTCTTCACGCATGGCTTCGCGAGTGGCACCCAAGGTCAAGCCGGCCCCAACTCGAAGTTCCTCAGCGTGTCGTCCATTGAGTACACCTCCAAGACCGGTTATACCAACTTTACGACGGCTCTCCACACCCAAAACATGAACGTGGCCATGGGCGATGGGAGCGTTCGCACCATCTTCAACGACATGAACCCGAACACCTGGTGGGCGGCGTGTACGCCAAACGGTAAAGACATTCTCGGCGCGGACTGGTAA
- the gap gene encoding type I glyceraldehyde-3-phosphate dehydrogenase has protein sequence MAVKVGINGFGRIGRLVFRALVEQNLLGKELDVVAVNDVVPADNLAYLLKYDSTQGRFNRTVETAKSMPNVAEDDVLVVDGHSIRSLGLRATPEQLPWKELGVEYVIESTGLWTEAAKAKGHITAGAKKVIISAPAKDEDITVVMGVNHDKYDAGKHSIISNASCTTNCLAPVVHVLLKEGFGIDDGLMTTVHSYTATQKTVDGPGGKKDWKGGRGAAINIIPSTTGAARAVGLVCPEVKGKLTGMSFRVPTPTVSVVDLTVKTTKATSYKEICAAMKNASQTYLKGILNYTEDDVVSSDFIHDPASSIFDAGSGIELNSKFFKLVSWYDNEWGYSNRCVDLLKYMVSKA, from the coding sequence ATGGCTGTGAAAGTCGGTATCAACGGCTTCGGACGCATCGGCCGGTTGGTGTTCCGCGCGCTGGTCGAGCAGAACCTGCTCGGCAAGGAACTCGACGTGGTCGCGGTCAACGACGTGGTGCCCGCCGACAACCTCGCGTACCTGCTGAAGTACGACTCGACGCAGGGCCGGTTCAACCGCACGGTCGAGACCGCCAAGTCGATGCCGAACGTCGCCGAGGACGACGTGCTGGTCGTAGACGGCCACTCCATCCGCTCGCTCGGCCTGCGGGCCACGCCAGAGCAACTGCCCTGGAAGGAGCTGGGCGTCGAGTACGTGATCGAGAGCACCGGCCTGTGGACCGAGGCCGCCAAGGCGAAGGGGCACATCACCGCGGGCGCCAAGAAGGTCATCATCTCCGCCCCGGCCAAAGACGAAGACATCACCGTGGTGATGGGCGTCAACCACGACAAGTACGACGCGGGCAAACACAGCATCATCTCGAACGCGAGCTGTACCACCAACTGCCTCGCCCCGGTCGTTCACGTGCTGCTCAAGGAGGGGTTCGGCATCGACGACGGGCTGATGACCACCGTGCACAGCTACACCGCCACGCAGAAGACGGTGGACGGCCCCGGCGGGAAGAAGGACTGGAAGGGCGGCCGCGGGGCGGCGATCAACATCATCCCCAGCACCACCGGCGCGGCGCGGGCCGTCGGCCTGGTGTGCCCGGAGGTGAAGGGCAAGCTCACCGGCATGTCGTTCCGCGTCCCGACGCCGACCGTCTCCGTGGTGGACCTCACCGTCAAGACGACGAAGGCCACCAGCTACAAGGAGATCTGCGCGGCGATGAAGAACGCCAGCCAGACGTACCTCAAGGGCATCCTGAACTACACCGAGGACGACGTCGTGTCGAGCGACTTCATCCACGACCCGGCCTCGAGCATCTTCGACGCCGGCAGCGGCATCGAGCTGAACAGCAAGTTCTTCAAGCTCGTCTCGTGGTACGACAACGAGTGGGGCTACAGCAACCGCTGCGTCGATCTGCTCAAGTACATGGTGAGCAAGGCGTGA
- a CDS encoding DUF1559 domain-containing protein, with the protein MSIRTSESRARRLGFTLIELLVVIAIIAILIGLLLPAVQKVREAAARMTCSNNMKQIALACHNYASTYNDAFPALFDANFTGGDWGGGNPCRGQVFVSLLPYIEQQNLYTTFQNVGNATGSYLDLQNQGVSIGSGAILKTYTCPSDPTFGTGSNVNGVGGWASGCYVANFQVFGNPNYGDYAPNNGLGSANLKSTFSDGTSNTILFAEMFTQRPGGSWGLWAHGAWNYNYCPAFAVGNSAGTMNYSSGFGTGTGQVGAGSKFLSVSPTAYSSNTAYVNITTALHTGSMNTSLADGSVRSLNSGLSGTTWWYACTPNQGEVFGSDW; encoded by the coding sequence GTGTCGATTCGCACTTCCGAATCGCGAGCCCGTCGTCTCGGGTTCACGCTGATCGAATTGCTGGTGGTGATCGCCATCATCGCGATCCTCATTGGGCTGCTCCTGCCCGCCGTCCAGAAGGTCCGCGAGGCCGCCGCACGCATGACCTGTAGTAACAACATGAAGCAGATCGCGCTCGCCTGCCACAACTACGCCAGTACCTACAACGACGCCTTCCCGGCCCTCTTTGACGCCAATTTTACCGGTGGTGACTGGGGCGGCGGGAACCCGTGCCGGGGTCAGGTCTTCGTCTCGCTCCTGCCCTACATCGAGCAGCAGAACCTCTACACCACGTTCCAAAACGTGGGCAACGCCACCGGGTCGTATCTCGACTTGCAGAACCAGGGCGTGTCCATCGGGAGCGGGGCCATCCTGAAGACTTACACGTGCCCGTCCGATCCGACCTTCGGCACCGGTTCCAACGTCAACGGGGTGGGTGGTTGGGCGTCGGGGTGCTACGTGGCGAACTTCCAGGTGTTCGGCAACCCGAACTACGGCGACTACGCTCCGAACAACGGGCTCGGCTCGGCGAACTTGAAATCGACCTTCTCGGACGGCACGTCGAACACCATCCTGTTCGCCGAGATGTTCACACAGCGGCCGGGCGGTAGTTGGGGGTTATGGGCCCACGGCGCGTGGAACTACAATTACTGCCCCGCCTTCGCCGTTGGCAACTCCGCTGGGACGATGAACTACTCCAGCGGCTTCGGCACCGGCACGGGGCAAGTCGGCGCCGGCTCGAAGTTCCTCAGCGTGTCGCCCACCGCGTACAGCAGCAACACCGCTTACGTCAACATCACGACGGCGCTCCACACGGGCAGCATGAACACGAGCCTGGCCGACGGGAGCGTGCGGAGCCTCAATAGCGGCCTCAGCGGGACGACGTGGTGGTACGCCTGCACGCCGAACCAGGGCGAGGTATTCGGCTCGGACTGGTAA